Part of the Labrenzia sp. PHM005 genome is shown below.
CACAAGAAGAAGATCGTCACGATGGCAAGCTGCGGCAAAAGCAGCATGTAGGGCACCCACCGGGACTGGAATTGAACTTTTTTCATCACGTCACCGCAACGGGGAAAGCGGGCCACAAACGGACCCGCCTTCTAGTCAAAGATATGGGAGCGCACCATGGCGCTCCCAAATGGTCAACTTATTAGTTGCCGGTGGTCTTGGAGAACCGCTCCAGAAGCTTGTTGCCATCGGCTTCGATGGTTTTGAAAGCGTCTTCAACAGAAGTCTCGCCGGACAGGATCTTACCGTATTCGCGGTTCATGATGTCGCGGATCTGGACGTAGAAGCCCATGCGGTAACCCTTGGTCCACTCGCCACCCGGCAGCGTCAGCTGCTTGATGCCGATTTCGGCAGCCGGAGCGCGGTCATAGTGGCCGTCTTTCTTAGCCAGCTCATAAGCAGCATTTGTGATCGGCACATAACCGGTCTCTTTGTGCCACATGTATTGGACTTCCGGAGAGGTCAGGTACTCAAAGAAAGAAGCAACACACTTGTTTTCGCCATCCGGCTTGCCAGCCATGGAGAACAGAGCCGCACCGCCGATGAAGGTGCCCGTGCCGGCGCCGTCAACAGCATCCCAGTAAGGCAGGTATGTTGCAGAGAATGGGAACTCAACGGTCTTGGAGATGCCGCCGAAGGAACCCGAAGAACCGAGCCACATGGCGACCTTGCCTTCGTTGAACGGGGTCTGGTTGTCGCCCCAGCCGGTGCCATAGTAACCGAACAGGCCATCGTCCAGCCAGCCTTTGACGGCGGTGAAGTGGTTCTTGATCGGCTCACCGAAAATCAGCTTGGTGTCCTTTGCACCGTCGTAACCGTTGTTGTTGGTTGCGAACTGCTGGTTATGACGGGACTTGAAGTTCTCTGTGAAGATCCACGGCAGGTGAGACTGAGCGAGCGGCACATAACCAGCTTCTTTCAGCTTCGGCGCGATGGTCTGGAATTCTTCCCAGGTCTTCGGAGCTTCAACACCTGCTTTTTTCAGCGCGTCTTCATTGTAATACAGAATCGGCGTGGACGAGTTGAACGGCATGCCGATCATCTTGCCTTCGCTGTCCGCATAGAAGTTACGAACACCTTCGATGTAGTCATTGATGTCGAAAGCGACGCCAGCGTTTTCAAGAATTTCTTGTGCTGGGATCGTTGCGCCTTTTGCGCCGATGATTGTTGCGGCACCCGCATCAAACACCTGCAGGATGTTCGGCTGTTCGCCAGCGCGGAAAGCTGCGATACCAGCGGTCAATGTTTCTTCATAGGTGCCTTTGTAGACCGGTGTGATCTGACAAGCATCTTGAGATTCATTGTAACCGTTTGCGATGTCGACAACGACTTCACCAAGACGGCCACCCATTGCGTGCCACCAGGAAATGTCGGTCGCCGCGTAGGACGCGGAAGATGTACCCAAAAGGGCCGCTGCAGCTACAAAGCTGGCGACGGTCTTACGGTAAGCCATAGTGTTTGCTCCCATCTAGAAGGGCGGTTGCCCCGATCAGCAGTTGGTTCATCATGACGCTGACGGCTTCTTCAACGCCTGAAACGATAACGCCTGCGTTTCGTATTGTTTTCATATGAACGTTATATGACGCTCATATGAACATTAAACGACGCCTTTCCCGCGGCTGCAAGAGAGAAGTTTTCAAAAATGACTTTTGTTTAGCTAACTGAGTATCTGGTTGCATTTCTTCAGATCTCTACTTTTAAGAATGCGAACTCAGTAACCAGATACACTTGTCTATGCCGTAGCGTAGAAAACTGAGCAATTCAGTCTTGAAAATAAGGAGTTACCAGACCCGTGCAGCGCGGCAGCTAAATCCAGCACACCAAAAAGTCGGCAGCAAACTGTCTGCCAATCCACAAGACCATCACCAAACCTCGAAGCACAAAAGCATCTTCTGCGCTCCAGCTTACAAAAAATGCGATGACATCTGCCACCAGCCTGGCATCACAATGACATGATCATACCAATTGCAGCGCCAGAAGCGCCACCACGACGTACCGGGCTGTCTTTGCCAGCCCGACCAGCATCAAGAACCGCCACCAAGGCTCTTTAAAGACCCCGGCCACTAGCGTGACCGGATCCCCGATCAGCGGCATCCAGCTTGCCAGCAAACTCCAGTAACCGTAACGCTCGTACCAGCCCTGAGCCGTTTGATACCATTTGGAAACCTGCCCTGAATTGTCGGCCGGACGGGCAAAGCGGATGGCGCCCAGCCCAATAGCCCAGTTCACCACAGAACCAAGCGTGTTCCCGAGACTGGCAACAGCGATCAGTATGAAAAAATCTTGCGGGTTGGCAGCCACCAAATAAGCAAGACCCAATTCCGATTGGGCCGGCAGTAACGTCGCAGCAAGAAAGGCGGCAGTGAACAAAGCGATCATGGCGCGCTGCGATATCACAAAGCGCTGGCCGCTGTCATTCTGGAACAGCTGCGATTAGAGAGCCTGGCCCACCTCATCAACACCTGCAATGCGTTGGACAGAGTGCCGGAATTGGCGTTTACTCGCATGTCATTGATGAAGAGGCCATCATGAAACGCTTTCTGCTCCCGTTCTTCTGCTTGACTGTTTGCATTTCTGGTATGGGCACCGCCAATGCTGCTCAGCAGCTTATCTCCGCAGCCAACGGCAGTTGTCTGGCCAATCCTAAAGGCAGCATGGAACCAGCGACACGTCTTGTTGTTGTGCCATGTAATGGGAATCCCAATCAGCTTTGGGAGTTTTATCCTGACGGCCGGATCGTGAATGCCAAATCCGGCCTTTGCTTGAGCGTGCCAGCGAAGAAGTTGAACCAGAGGGCGGGTGTTTATCAAGCGGATTGCAACAACAAAAAACACCGGTTGTGGCAACCAGAGTATGTTGGCGATGCCGTCGTCAAAGTGCGCTCAGGAGGTGGTTTATGCCTGGACATCCAGAACAAAGGCAAAAAAGCTCGGTCCAAAGCCGTCCAAGCCACATGTGCCGAGAGCGCCAGCCAAGTCTGGCAAGTCGCCAACGCACCGGCATCGAAGACGGCTGCGTCAGCACCTCCGGCAGCATTTGATCCCGAAGACCCTGTCAAAGAAATCATCTCCATAGCCGAGAGCAATTTTTCCGTTCCGTTTCCAGGCGTAATGCTCGATTATTTTGCCGAAGGGCGGTTGGAACGTATCTACAGCAAGGACCTGATCGGTTTTTATAAGCGGGCCATCAAAACCGAAGCGGCTCAGCAAATGGGCGGACGCGCGCCTGATTTTGATATTTTCACGGGCACCCAAGACGCCTGCCCTCTGGAAAACATCTCGCTCTCAACGGAAAAGCCGTTTGAATCTTCCTGGGATATCTCCGTCACCTATCAATATCAGGCCTGCTGGGGGAACCCGGCTCTGTCCAAAACAGACTTCATTATCATTGAAGAAGGCGGGCAGCCGGTGATTGACGACATTTTCACGTATGATGAAGCAGAAGCCATCAGCTCGCTTAAGGTCGCTTTGGATCAATATGTACTCGGGCGGTGAGTCGATAATAAACGAACCGCTGCAAGGCGTTTGGATCTGATTTTTGGGAAAGAAAAA
Proteins encoded:
- a CDS encoding extracellular solute-binding protein yields the protein MAYRKTVASFVAAAALLGTSSASYAATDISWWHAMGGRLGEVVVDIANGYNESQDACQITPVYKGTYEETLTAGIAAFRAGEQPNILQVFDAGAATIIGAKGATIPAQEILENAGVAFDINDYIEGVRNFYADSEGKMIGMPFNSSTPILYYNEDALKKAGVEAPKTWEEFQTIAPKLKEAGYVPLAQSHLPWIFTENFKSRHNQQFATNNNGYDGAKDTKLIFGEPIKNHFTAVKGWLDDGLFGYYGTGWGDNQTPFNEGKVAMWLGSSGSFGGISKTVEFPFSATYLPYWDAVDGAGTGTFIGGAALFSMAGKPDGENKCVASFFEYLTSPEVQYMWHKETGYVPITNAAYELAKKDGHYDRAPAAEIGIKQLTLPGGEWTKGYRMGFYVQIRDIMNREYGKILSGETSVEDAFKTIEADGNKLLERFSKTTGN
- a CDS encoding RICIN domain-containing protein yields the protein MKRFLLPFFCLTVCISGMGTANAAQQLISAANGSCLANPKGSMEPATRLVVVPCNGNPNQLWEFYPDGRIVNAKSGLCLSVPAKKLNQRAGVYQADCNNKKHRLWQPEYVGDAVVKVRSGGGLCLDIQNKGKKARSKAVQATCAESASQVWQVANAPASKTAASAPPAAFDPEDPVKEIISIAESNFSVPFPGVMLDYFAEGRLERIYSKDLIGFYKRAIKTEAAQQMGGRAPDFDIFTGTQDACPLENISLSTEKPFESSWDISVTYQYQACWGNPALSKTDFIIIEEGGQPVIDDIFTYDEAEAISSLKVALDQYVLGR
- a CDS encoding YqaA family protein; this translates as MIALFTAAFLAATLLPAQSELGLAYLVAANPQDFFILIAVASLGNTLGSVVNWAIGLGAIRFARPADNSGQVSKWYQTAQGWYERYGYWSLLASWMPLIGDPVTLVAGVFKEPWWRFLMLVGLAKTARYVVVALLALQLV